GAAGCAATCGTATTAGCTTCACGATTCATCTCCTGAACTATAAAATCTAATTTTTTACCTACAGACCCTTCTTCTTCTAAAGAATCTTTAAATTGAATAATATGGCTTTTAAGCCTTGTTATTTCTTCAGCAATACATGACTTGTCAGCAATAATTGCTATTTCCATTGCCATCCTATTAGGGTCTATATCTACCCCCAATTCTTTTATACGCTGTTCCAATCTTTTTCTATAATCTTCTACCATTACAAAACTCAAATCTTCAATCTCTTTTACTATATCTGAAATTTTGTCTATCCTATTAACTACATCATCGTATAATTTTATACCTTCTTTGTTTCTCATGTCAATGAGGTTATTAATAGCTTCACTCAATGGCAGTTTTAATACCTCCCATATTTCTTCCAAATCCAGATCATCATTCTTTACTTTGATAACCTCCGGCAAATACACCAAATCACTTACCTTTATAAATCCTTCTAATTCAAATTTAGACTTTACATCAGTAAAAACTCTAAGATATTCTGACAAAAGATTCTCATCAATTTCTATAACATTAATACTTCTTTCATACACTTCAAAGCCAATATTTAATTCTATTCTCCCTCTCACAACATGCTGCGAAACAAATTCTCTTACTTTTTCTTCAAGTCCACTTAAAAGCTTATTCATTCTGCAATTTATGTCTAAAAATCTGTGGTTTAAAGATTTAATTTCCACAGTTATATAATAGCCTTTTTCCTTAATCTCACCTCTTCCATAACCGGTCATGCTTTTTATCATCATATCACCTTTTTCTTATTATAGTCAAATTCTCTCTGTATTAAACTAAAGCTCTATCTCGCCTCTAAAGACTTCTTCCACACTTCCTGATAAATAAATACTATTGTCCTCCAGCCATTCTACTAAAAGTTTTCCAGCTTTAAAATGGACATTGACATTTCGCTCCGTCTTACCTAAAACTGCTGAAGCTACTGCAGACGCACAGGCACCACTTCCACAAGCAAGAGTAAGCCCCACACCTCTTTCCCAAGTCCTTACAGAAATATTTTCTTTATCTTCTACTTTTACAAAATCTACATTTGTGCCTTGAGGGAAAAGGGAAGATTTTTCAATTTTAGGACCTAATTCTTTAATCATATTTTCATCTAAGGATTCTACAAAAACAATAGTATGAGGCACTCCTACCCTTAGAGAAGTTAATTTATAAACTTTCCCATCTATTTTTACTGGCTCATTTATAAATTTTTGCTTGTCACTTTTTATAGGTATTTTGCTAGCTTCAAAAATGGGATTGCCCATATAAACCTTTACACTTTCTACTTTCCCATTTTCTACAAAAACTTCTGGCATAATCACTCCCGCTAAGGTTTCCACTGCCATTTTCTCTTTTTTTACTATCCCTCTTTCATAAACATATTTTGCAAAACATCTAGAACCATTACCGCACATTTCTGCTTCGCTACCATCTGCATTAAAAATCCTCATCCTAATATCCGCAATTCCTGAAGGCTCAACAACTAAAAGACCATCCGCCCCTATACCAAAATGCCTATCACAAAGTTTAATAGCTAATTCACTATAATCTACATTTTCTAGAGCCTCAATTACTATAAAGTCATTTCCCAATCCATGCATTTTAGTAAATTTCACCTATATCACTCCATTTTCTAATCTTCATAGACTTGTGCAAAATTCAGAAGCCTTAATTTAAGCCATTCTACAGACATACTTTTTTCCTATCACTCTTGAATTTTTTATCTTTTATGTAGGATTTCCCCTCCCATTTGTCGAATTATTATATATACACTATAAAAAATTTTTTAAGAAGGAGGAAATCCTACATGTACCAGCTTCAATTGCTTTTAAATATACCTGAACTCTTTACCTCTCAGTCTAAAATTGATTTCTATTCTTCTATGTTTGAAAATCTTGACCTGTCTTCAATACCTGAATTCCCTTCCTCTAGTCCTGGCCGTAAGGGTTATTCTCACCATGCACTTTTTAGAGCTTTTATTGTCATGAAAGCTGAAAGATTCGGCACAATTTCTGACCTTTTAGATTATCTCCGCAATAATCTTATCATTGCTCATCTTTGTGGCTTCGACATTTCTAAACCTCTTCCTTCTTATTGGACTTTTCGCCGTTTTATTAATGACTTCTCTCATGATTATTTGACCTCTATTTTTCAAAATCAGGTCAATATCCTCAAAAATATGGGTATTATCTCCGGTGAGTTTATTTCCATGGATTCTACCCCTATTAAAGCTAACACTAAGTTAAATAACCCTAAGTCTTTTTCTAAAAATAAATTCTCTAAAGATAATCAGCCTAAGTCAGATAAGGATTGTAAATTAGGCGTTTATTCTGCTTCTAACGATTCTTCTAATAAACGCTATAAGTTTTATTGGGGCTATAAAAATCACATTATTGTTGATGCTATCTCTGGTTTACCCATCGCTGAAACTACTACCCCCGCTGATGCCCCTGATTTTGAAGCCGCTTTATCTTTGCTTGAGAAGACTAATAAGTGGTTTAACCTTAAGTATGTTAATTTTATTGCTGATAAAGGCTATGATGTTAAGAAACTTTATAATTATGTTAGAAATATTCTCCACGGTCATTGCTTTATTCCTCTTAACAAGCGTAATTCTAAAAATCCCCCTCTGACTGATGATGGTTATATGGTCTGTGAAGCGGGTATTAAAATGCTTAAAGATGGCAAGCAATATTTTGATGGTTTTATTAAGCAAAAATTTGTTTGCAAGTTCTGTAATTCTAAGGATGATTCTGCCTGCCCTATAAATCATCCTAAATATTTTAATGGCAAAAAGCATAGAGGCTGTACTAAGTATGCTATTATATCTTCTGATTATAGGTCCTCTATTAATAGAGACTCCCTATATTTTAAGGCCGTCTACAAATTGAGAATTGAATCAGAAAGATATAATTCCCGCTTTAAAGCTCTGGATTTTGAAAAGGCTTATGTTAGAAATATTAATTCTGTCAGCAACCTTAATACTTTTGGCCATATTACTTTGCTTACTGTCGCTATTGTAGCTATTAAATTGGGCAAATATGATGAGTTTAGATCTCTTGTTGCTTTGATGCAATCGGCCTAATTTTTATTGAATCTATTTCATGCCATTTTTTAACATTTGACTTCTACAGGATATTTATGCCCTTTTTTAGCTCCTCTTTTTGTCTTTTCTTTTCCCTTACCACTTCCTTTATGTTTGATTGTCAGTGTTGATTACTATATATTGTATGTAATACATATTTTGGTTTTTGATTATGATTATTTTAATTAATTTTGCACATCCCTATAATCTTCAAGGATATTATAACACAAAAAAGGCTAATTTGGTTAGATATTTTAAGAAAATGTGAGGAAAACAATCATAAAACGATCATAAGGCCAATAGCAGCCAAAACTCCCATAATTCCGCCAAAATAAAAAGGTGCAGTTACTCCCAATGTATCCCAAAGTACTCCTGCTATAAAAGAAGCCGGTAAAAGGCCAATGCCTGTAAAAGTAGCATGAAGCCCTATAACTGTACCTTTTAAATGAGGTGGAGAAATTTCCGCTACTAAAGCTTTTTCAACACCCTCAGTCAAAGCGATGTACAAACCATAAACAGAAAATAATATCCACATAGCACTTTTAAAGCCAAAAACAGCAAATCCTAAATACACTATTCCATAAAAGAAATAACCCATAATGAGAAGCTTTTTTCTCCCTATCTTATCAGATAATCTTCCCATTGGATATGAAAATATCATGTAAACAATATTATACACCAAGTACAAAAGTATAACATCCGAATCACTAAAGCCCACACTTTTTGCTCTCAAAAGTAAAAACTGATTAGAAGAATTACCTAAGGCAAAAATTAAAATAACTATTAAAAACATTTGAAGACGTCTATCAAGACTTTTCCAAGAAAATGAAAGTTTTTTTGAAAGTTCATGTTTTACTGTGCTTTCCTTAGCAAAAAACAGCACAATAACTCCTAAAAAAGCTGGTATTAGAGAATACATAAAAACTGCTTTATAATCTCCTTTATAAGAAGTCAAAAAATAATACGCTAAAGCAATTCCAATCGTTGCGCCTAAAGTATCCAATGCTCTATGAAGTCCATATGCTCTCCCAATGTTTTCTTTATCTACAGCTTCAGCAATCAAAGCATCTCTTGGAGCTGTTCGTATTCCTTTTCCAAACCTGTCAGCAGTTCTACCCCAAAAAACCCATCCCCATGAAGTAGCAAAATACAAAAACATTTTTCCTATAGTAGAAAAAGAATATCCAGCTATAGCTAAAGGTTTTCTTTTACCTACTTTATCAGATATGTACCCTGAAAAAACCTTAAGTATACTAGCTAGACTTTCCGCAAACCCTTCAATAATCCCTACTATTGCCGGGCTTGCCCCAAGTCGAGAAGTGAGAAAAAGTGGAATCAAAGGATATACCATTTCAGTAGATATATCTGTAAGAAGACTTGTCAACCCCAAAATAATTACATTTAACAATTAAAATGCCTCCCTTCACTCTTTATTATTTTCATAATAGACTTGTGCAAAATTCAGAAGCCTTAATTTAAGCCATTCTACAGACATACTTTTTTCCTATCACTCTTGAATTTTTTATCTTTTATGTAGGATTTACCCTCCCATTTGTCGAATTATTATATATACACTATAAAAAATTTTTTAAGAAGGAGGAAATCCTACATGTACCAGCTTCAATTGCTTTTAAATATACCTGAACTCTTTACCTCTCAGTCTAAAATTGATTTCTATTCTTCTATGTTTGAAAATCTTGACCTGTCTTCAATACCTGAATTCCCTTCCTCTAGTCCTGGCCGTAAGGGTTATTCTCACCATGCACTTTTTAGAGCTTTTATTGTCATGAAAGCTGAAAGATTCGGCACAATTTCTGACCTTTTAGATTATCTCCGCAATAATCTTATCATTGCTCATCTTTGTGGCTTCGACATTTCTAAACCTCTTCCTTCTTATTGGACTTTTCGCCGTTTTATTAATGACTTCTCTCATGATTATTTGACCTCTATTTTTCAAAATCAGGTCAATATCCTCAAAAATATGGGTATTATCTCCGGTGAGTTTATTTCCATGGATTCTACCCCTATTAAAGCTAACACTAAGTTAAATAACCCTAAGTCTTTTTCTAAAAATAAATTCTCTAAAGATAATCAGCCTAAGTCAGATAAGGATTGTAAATTAGGCGTTTATTCTGCTTCTAACGATTCTTCTAATAAACGCTATAAGTTTTATTGGGGCTATAAAAATCACATTATTGTTGATGCTATCTCTGGTTTACCCATCGCTGAAACTACTACCCCCGCTGATGCCCCTGATTTTGAAGCCG
The sequence above is a segment of the Thermoanaerobacter ethanolicus JW 200 genome. Coding sequences within it:
- a CDS encoding transposase, with the protein product MYQLQLLLNIPELFTSQSKIDFYSSMFENLDLSSIPEFPSSSPGRKGYSHHALFRAFIVMKAERFGTISDLLDYLRNNLIIAHLCGFDISKPLPSYWTFRRFINDFSHDYLTSIFQNQVNILKNMGIISGEFISMDSTPIKANTKLNNPKSFSKNKFSKDNQPKSDKDCKLGVYSASNDSSNKRYKFYWGYKNHIIVDAISGLPIAETTTPADAPDFEAALSLLEKTNKWFNLKYVNFIADKGYDVKKLYNYVRNILHGHCFIPLNKRNSKNPPLTDDGYMVCEAGIKMLKDGKQYFDGFIKQKFVCKFCNSKDDSACPINHPKYFNGKKHRGCTKYAIISSDYRSSINRDSLYFKAVYKLRIESERYNSRFKALDFEKAYVRNINSVSNLNTFGHITLLTVAIVAIKLGKYDEFRSLVALMQSA
- a CDS encoding transposase, with the protein product MYQLQLLLNIPELFTSQSKIDFYSSMFENLDLSSIPEFPSSSPGRKGYSHHALFRAFIVMKAERFGTISDLLDYLRNNLIIAHLCGFDISKPLPSYWTFRRFINDFSHDYLTSIFQNQVNILKNMGIISGEFISMDSTPIKANTKLNNPKSFSKNKFSKDNQPKSDKDCKLGVYSASNDSSNKRYKFYWGYKNHIIVDAISGLPIAETTTPADAPDFEAALSLLEKTNKWFNLKYVNFIADKGYDVKKLYNYVRNILHGHCFIPLNKRNSKNPPLTDDGYMVCEAGIKMLKDGKQYFDGFIKQKFVCKFCNSKDDSACPINHPKYFNGKKHRGCTKYAIISSDYRSSINRDSLYFKAVYKLRIESERYNSRFKALDFEKAYVRNINSVSNLNTFGHITLLTVAIVAIKLGKYDEFRSLVALMQSA
- a CDS encoding MFS transporter translates to MLNVIILGLTSLLTDISTEMVYPLIPLFLTSRLGASPAIVGIIEGFAESLASILKVFSGYISDKVGKRKPLAIAGYSFSTIGKMFLYFATSWGWVFWGRTADRFGKGIRTAPRDALIAEAVDKENIGRAYGLHRALDTLGATIGIALAYYFLTSYKGDYKAVFMYSLIPAFLGVIVLFFAKESTVKHELSKKLSFSWKSLDRRLQMFLIVILIFALGNSSNQFLLLRAKSVGFSDSDVILLYLVYNIVYMIFSYPMGRLSDKIGRKKLLIMGYFFYGIVYLGFAVFGFKSAMWILFSVYGLYIALTEGVEKALVAEISPPHLKGTVIGLHATFTGIGLLPASFIAGVLWDTLGVTAPFYFGGIMGVLAAIGLMIVL
- a CDS encoding YicC/YloC family endoribonuclease, translating into MIKSMTGYGRGEIKEKGYYITVEIKSLNHRFLDINCRMNKLLSGLEEKVREFVSQHVVRGRIELNIGFEVYERSINVIEIDENLLSEYLRVFTDVKSKFELEGFIKVSDLVYLPEVIKVKNDDLDLEEIWEVLKLPLSEAINNLIDMRNKEGIKLYDDVVNRIDKISDIVKEIEDLSFVMVEDYRKRLEQRIKELGVDIDPNRMAMEIAIIADKSCIAEEITRLKSHIIQFKDSLEEEGSVGKKLDFIVQEMNREANTIASKSIDYRISSKVIDLKNEIEKIREQVQNIE
- the dapF gene encoding diaminopimelate epimerase encodes the protein MKFTKMHGLGNDFIVIEALENVDYSELAIKLCDRHFGIGADGLLVVEPSGIADIRMRIFNADGSEAEMCGNGSRCFAKYVYERGIVKKEKMAVETLAGVIMPEVFVENGKVESVKVYMGNPIFEASKIPIKSDKQKFINEPVKIDGKVYKLTSLRVGVPHTIVFVESLDENMIKELGPKIEKSSLFPQGTNVDFVKVEDKENISVRTWERGVGLTLACGSGACASAVASAVLGKTERNVNVHFKAGKLLVEWLEDNSIYLSGSVEEVFRGEIEL